A stretch of Brassica rapa cultivar Chiifu-401-42 chromosome A08, CAAS_Brap_v3.01, whole genome shotgun sequence DNA encodes these proteins:
- the LOC103835849 gene encoding uncharacterized protein LOC103835849 isoform X1, producing MLETVDSSGVINGGFRQVQSFCGVSSSEEELSVLPRHTKVVVTGNNRTKSVLVGLQGVVKKAVGLGGWHWLVLTNGIEVKLQRNALCVLEAPTGNEDDDDLDFDHTHMNSSDMIFSFPASEDTLRPHKVKQRGQRSPRSSHKSLSRSLSSDSQSKSSCFTPPENMKVDLSKLEMPALLKYWRHFNLVDAIPNPSKEQLVDIVRRHFISQQMDELQVIVGFVQAAKRMKKACKFQSEEARNTDLNCIS from the exons atgctGGAAACTGTGGATAGCTCAGGAGTCATTAATGGTGGATTTCGTCAAGTACAGAGCTTTTGCGGAGTGAGCAGTAGCGAAGAGGAGTTATCTGTGCTGCCGCGTCATACGAAAGTGGTGGTAACCGGAAACAACCGTACGAAATCGGTGCTTGTTGGTCTTCAAGGTGTTGTCAAAAAAGCTGTCGGCCTCGGTGGTTGGCATTGGCTG GTGTTGACAAATGGAATAGAAGTAAAGCTGCAGAGGAATGCTCTTTGTGTCCTTGAAGCTCCTACTGGAAACGAAGATGACGATGATCTTGATTTCGATCACACACACATGAATAGTTCTGACATGA TTTTCTCTTTTCCAGCATCTGAAGACACACTGAGGCCTCATAAGGTGAAGCAAAGAGGTCAGAGATCACCTCGGTCATCTCACAAGTCCTTGAGCAGGTCTCTGTCATCTGACTCCCAATCTAAAAGCTCATGTTTTACTCCCCCTGAAAACATG AAAGTTGATCTTAGCAAACTAGAAATGCCTGCTTTGCTGAAATATTGGCGACATTTCAACCTC GTGGATGCGATTCCTAATCCATCAAAAGAGCAACTAGTTGACATTGTTCGGAGACACTTTATTTCTCAG CAAATGGACGAGCTGCAAGTTATTGTGGGGTTTGTCCAAGCTGCAAAGAGAATGAAGAAAGCGTGCAAGTTCCAGTCAGAAGAAGCCAGAAACACTGATCTTAACTGCATCAGCTAA
- the LOC103835849 gene encoding uncharacterized protein LOC103835849 isoform X2, translating to MLETVDSSGVINGGFRQVQSFCGVSSSEEELSVLPRHTKVVVTGNNRTKSVLVGLQGVVKKAVGLGGWHWLVLTNGIEVKLQRNALCVLEAPTGNEDDDDLDFDHTHMNSSDMTSEDTLRPHKVKQRGQRSPRSSHKSLSRSLSSDSQSKSSCFTPPENMKVDLSKLEMPALLKYWRHFNLVDAIPNPSKEQLVDIVRRHFISQQMDELQVIVGFVQAAKRMKKACKFQSEEARNTDLNCIS from the exons atgctGGAAACTGTGGATAGCTCAGGAGTCATTAATGGTGGATTTCGTCAAGTACAGAGCTTTTGCGGAGTGAGCAGTAGCGAAGAGGAGTTATCTGTGCTGCCGCGTCATACGAAAGTGGTGGTAACCGGAAACAACCGTACGAAATCGGTGCTTGTTGGTCTTCAAGGTGTTGTCAAAAAAGCTGTCGGCCTCGGTGGTTGGCATTGGCTG GTGTTGACAAATGGAATAGAAGTAAAGCTGCAGAGGAATGCTCTTTGTGTCCTTGAAGCTCCTACTGGAAACGAAGATGACGATGATCTTGATTTCGATCACACACACATGAATAGTTCTGACATGA CATCTGAAGACACACTGAGGCCTCATAAGGTGAAGCAAAGAGGTCAGAGATCACCTCGGTCATCTCACAAGTCCTTGAGCAGGTCTCTGTCATCTGACTCCCAATCTAAAAGCTCATGTTTTACTCCCCCTGAAAACATG AAAGTTGATCTTAGCAAACTAGAAATGCCTGCTTTGCTGAAATATTGGCGACATTTCAACCTC GTGGATGCGATTCCTAATCCATCAAAAGAGCAACTAGTTGACATTGTTCGGAGACACTTTATTTCTCAG CAAATGGACGAGCTGCAAGTTATTGTGGGGTTTGTCCAAGCTGCAAAGAGAATGAAGAAAGCGTGCAAGTTCCAGTCAGAAGAAGCCAGAAACACTGATCTTAACTGCATCAGCTAA
- the LOC103835850 gene encoding pathogenesis-related protein 5 yields the protein MANFSGLHILFFSFIIATGAISVVSGTVFTIVNRCNFPVWPGILTGDNGVQLNGGGFALTTGASVDVAAPAGWSGRIWGRTGCNFDAFGTGSCLTGNCGNKVQCSGAGGAPPATLAEFTIGHGGAMDFYDVSLVDGYNVQMEIKTQGGSGDCQNVGCISDLNKICPNELSVHNGGSVVACKSACEAFGSPQYCCTGAFNKPETCPPTDYSRIFKTACPKAYSYAYDDATSTFTCANANYSIIFCPTI from the exons ATGGCAAATTTCTCCGGTTTACacattctcttcttctccttcatcatAGCTACAG GTGCAATTTCCGTCGTCTCCGGTACAGTGTTTACCATAGTGAACCGCTGCAACTTCCCCGTTTGGCCTGGAATCCTCACCGGAGACAACGGTGTACAACTCAACGGCGGTGGATTCGCCTTAACCACAGGAGCTTCGGTCGACGTAGCCGCTCCTGCAGGCTGGTCCGGCAGAATCTGGGGCCGAACTGGCTGCAATTTCGACGCGTTCGGCACTGGAAGTTGCCTCACCGGAAACTGTGGTAACAAAGTACAGTGCTCCGGAGCAGGAGGAGCTCCACCGGCTACACTCGCCGAATTCACGATCGGTCATGGCGGCGCGATGGACTTTTACGACGTAAGCCTGGTCGATGGTTACAACGTCCAGATGGAAATCAAGACGCAAGGCGGCTCAGGCGATTGCCAAAACGTGGGATGCATTTCAGACCTGAACAAGATTTGTCCCAACGAGCTAAGCGTTCATAACGGGGGAAGTGTTGTGGCGTGTAAGAGCGCTTGCGAGGCATTTGGATCACCGCAGTATTGTTGCACCGGTGCATTCAATAAGCCGGAGACTTGTCCACCCACGGATTACTCGAGGATCTTTAAAACAGCTTGCCCCAAAGCGTATAGCTACGCATACGACGATGCTACAAGCACTTTTACTTGTGCCAATGCTAACTACTCTATCATTTTCTGTCCCACTATATAG
- the LOC103835851 gene encoding pathogenesis-related thaumatin-like protein 3.5, producing the protein MANFSGLHILFFSFIIATGALSVVSGTVFTIVNRCNFPVWPGILTGDNGVQLNGGGFALNTGASVDVAAPAGWSGRIWGRTGCNFDAFGTGSCLTGNCGNKVQCSGAGGAPPATLAEFTIGHGGAMDFYDVSLVDGYNVQMEIKTQGGSGDCQNVGCVSDLNKICPTELSVLSGGSVVACKSACEAFGSPQYCCTGAFNKPETCPPTDYSRIFKAACPKAYSYAYDDATSTFTCANANYSIIFCPTI; encoded by the exons ATGGCAAATTTCTCCGGTTTACacattctcttcttctccttcatcatAGCTACAG GTGCACTTTCCGTCGTCTCCGGTACAGTGTTTACCATAGTGAACCGCTGCAACTTCCCCGTTTGGCCTGGAATCCTCACCGGAGACAACGGTGTACAACTCAACGGCGGTGGATTCGCCTTAAACACAGGAGCTTCGGTCGACGTAGCCGCTCCTGCAGGCTGGTCCGGCAGAATCTGGGGCAGAACTGGCTGCAATTTCGACGCGTTCGGCACTGGAAGTTGCCTCACCGGAAACTGTGGTAACAAAGTACAGTGCTCCGGAGCAGGAGGAGCTCCACCAGCTACACTCGCCGAATTCACGATCGGTCATGGCGGCGCGATGGACTTTTACGACGTAAGCCTGGTCGATGGTTACAACGTCCAGATGGAAATCAAGACGCAAGGCGGCTCAGGCGATTGCCAAAACGTGGGATGCGTTTCAGACCTGAACAAGATTTGTCCCACCGAGCTAAGCGTTCTTAGCGGGGGAAGTGTTGTGGCGTGTAAGAGCGCCTGCGAGGCATTTGGATCACCGCAGTATTGTTGCACCGGTGCATTCAATAAGCCCGAGACTTGTCCGCCTACGGATTACTCAAGGATTTTTAAAGCAGCTTGCCCCAAAGCGTATAGCTACGCATACGATGATGCTACAAGCACTTTTACTTGTGCCAATGCTAATTACTCCATCATTTTCTGTCCCACTATATAG
- the LOC103835852 gene encoding probable galacturonosyltransferase-like 1: MSQHLLLILLSLLFILINPISASPIIQKFKEAPQFYNSADCPIIDPGDDDDDVAAKPIFCSRRAVHVAMTLDAAYIRGSVAAVLSVLQHSSCPENIVFHFVASASADASSLRSTVSASFPYLDFTVYVFNVSTVSRLISSSIRSALDCPLNYARSYLADLLPPCVRRVVYLDSDLILVDDIAKLAATDLGRDSVLAAPEYCNANFTSYFTSAFWSNPTLSLTFADRKACYFNTGVMVIDLSRWRQGAYTARIEEWMAMQKRIRIYQLGSLPPFLLVFAGLIKPVNHRWNQHGLGGDNFRGLCRDLHPGPVSLLHWSGKGKPWARLDAGRPCPLDALWSPYDLLQTPFALDS; encoded by the coding sequence ATGTCCCAACATCTTCTTCTCATTCTCCTCTCGCTTCTCTTCATTCTTATTAATCCCATTTCCGCCTCTCCAATTATCCAAAAATTCAAAGAAGCCCCACAGTTTTACAATTCAGCTGATTGCCCCATAATCGATCCGGGAGACGATGACGATGACGTGGCGGCGAAGCCAATCTTCTGCTCTCGTCGAGCCGTCCACGTGGCGATGACACTCGACGCAGCCTACATTCGCGGCTCAGTCGCCGCCGTCCTCTCCGTCCTCCAGCACTCCTCTTGCCCGGAGAACATCGTTTTCCACTTCGTCGCCTCCGCTTCCGCCGACGCGTCGTCTCTACGCTCCACCGTCTCCGCCTCGTTCCCTTACCTGGACTTCACCGTCTACGTCTTCAACGTCTCCACCGTCTCCCGCCTCATCTCCTCCTCCATCCGCTCCGCCTTAGACTGTCCGTTAAACTACGCCCGGAGCTACCTCGCCGACCTCCTCCCGCCGTGCGTCCGCCGCGTCGTCTACTTAGACTCCGACCTAATCCTCGTCGACGACATCGCCAAACTCGCCGCCACGGATCTCGGCCGAGACTCCGTCCTCGCCGCGCCGGAGTACTGCAACGCCAACTTCACCTCCTACTTCACCTCGGCCTTCTGGTCGAACCCGACGCTCTCGTTAACCTTCGCCGATCGCAAGGCGTGCTACTTCAACACCGGAGTCATGGTGATCGATCTCTCGCGGTGGCGCCAAGGCGCGTACACGGCACGCATCGAGGAGTGGATGGCGATGCAAAAGAGAATAAGGATTTACCAGCTAGGTTCGTTACCGCCGTTTTTATTGGTATTCGCCGGTTTGATTAAACCGGTTAATCACCGGTGGAACCAGCACGGTTTAGGGGGAGATAATTTTCGAGGTCTGTGTCGGGATCTGCATCCTGGTCCGGTTAGTCTGTTGCATTGGAGTGGGAAAGGTAAGCCATGGGCTAGGCTTGACGCAGGTCGTCCTTGTCCGTTAGATGCGCTTTGGTCTCCGTACGATCTACTTCAGACACCATTCGCTTTGGATTCTTGA
- the LOC103835853 gene encoding putative pentatricopeptide repeat-containing protein At1g19290, producing the protein MLLRQSPARLAAFLPLLLNPRRFSDASRALRRELRAGHGPIKPELIERVSRLLVLGRYDALHDLSLDFSDQLLNSLLRSSRLHPQACLEVFNLASKQQTFRPDYKSYCKMVHILAKARMYDQTRAYLSELVGLNHSCFVVWDELVRVYKSFNFSPTVFDMVLRVYAEKGLVKEALHVFDNIGSVGRVPSLLSCNSLLSSLVKKGEYFVALLVYDQMVSLGVSPDVFTCGIVVNAYCRNGEVEKGVEFAKEVESEFGLEMNVVVYNSLINGYAVVGDVEGVTRVLKLMSDKGVIKNIVTYTSVVKCYCKKGLMEEAEKVLESVEEADQRMYGVLIDGYCRCGRVSDAVRVHDGMIRKGVRTNATICNSLINGYCKSGELVEAERMFMRMKDPDHYTYNTLVDGYCRAGRVNEALNLCDRMCEKDVVPTVMTYNILLKGFTRVGAYHDVVSLWKTMVKRGVSGNEISCSTLLEALFKLGDFDEAMKLWENVLARGLLTDTVTLNVMISGLCKMEKVNKAKEILDSVKTFRCKPDVQTYQALSHGYYKVGDFKEAFGVKDSMERKGMFPTIEMYNTLISAAFKCRHLNKVTDLVTELHARGLTPTVATYGALITGWCNIGAMDKAYATCFEMIEKGIDVNVNICSKIATSLFRLDKIDEACLLLHKLVDFDLLLPGYHSFKEFLEPGATTCVKTQRIADSLTKKLLVPSNIVYNVALAGLCKAGKVKEARKLFSELILREGFTPDEYTYTILIHGCAVDGEINEAFKLRDEMSVKGITPNVVTYNALIKGLCKSGNLDRAQRLLRKLPQKGITPNAITYNTLVDGLMKSGRLDEAMRLKDKMIEKGLVRGGSCNKLNEVLDPVSGSGFTGEMEMDSDELYDVRIVSGV; encoded by the coding sequence ATGCTCCTCCGACAATCTCCGGCACGCCTCGCCGCCTTTCTTCCGCTTCTTCTCAATCCTCGTAGATTCTCCGATGCCTCTAGAGCCCTACGCCGCGAGCTCCGAGCAGGACACGGCCCAATCAAACCCGAACTAATCGAACGAGTCTCCCGTCTACTCGTCCTCGGAAGGTACGACGCTCTACACGACCTCTCTCTCGACTTCTCAGACCAGCTCCTCAACTCCCTCCTCCGCTCCTCCCGCCTCCACCCTCAAGCCTGCCTCGAGGTTTTCAACTTAGCTTCCAAACAGCAAACTTTCCGACCGGATTACAAGTCTTACTGCAAAATGGTCCACATCTTGGCGAAAGCTAGAATGTACGATCAGACAAGAGCGTATCTATCTGAGCTCGTTGGTCTTAACCACTCGTGCTTCGTTGTCTGGGACGAGCTCGTTCGTGTTTACAAGAGTTTCAACTTCTCTCCTACTGTCTTCGACATGGTGCTTAGAGTTTACGCGGAGAAGGGTTTGGTGAAGGAAGCTTTACATGTGTTTGATAATATTGGAAGCGTTGGGAGAGTCCCTAGCTTGTTGTCTTGTAATAGTTTGTTGAGCAGTTTGGTTAAGAAAGGTGAATACTTTGTGGCGTTGCTTGTTTATGATCAGATGGTGAGTCTTGGGGTTTCTCCGGATGTGTTTACTTGCGGTATCGTTGTGAATGCGTACTGTAGGAACGGAGAGGTGGAGAAAGGTGTGGAGTTTGCTAAGGAGGTGGAGAGTGAGTTCGGTTTGGAGATGAATGTGGTGGTTTACAATAGTTTGATTAACGGTTACGCTGTGGTTGGAGATGTTGAGGGAGTGACGAGAGTGTTGAAATTGATGTCTGATAAAGGGGTTATTAAGAACATTGTTACTTATACTTCGGTGGTTAAGTGTTATTGTAAAAAGGGTTTGATGGAAGAAGCAGAGAAGGTGTTAGAATCTGTAGAGGAAGCTGATCAGCGTATGTACGGTGTGTTGATAGATGGATACTGTCGCTGTGGTAGAGTCAGTGATGCTGTTAGAGTTCATGATGGTATGATAAGGAAGGGAGTGAGAACTAATGCAACCATCTGTAACTCTTTGATCAATGGTTATTGCAAATCTGGTGAACTAGTAGAAGCGGAACGAATGTTTATGCGGATGAAGGATCCGGATCATTATACTTACAACACCCTTGTGGACGGGTACTGCAGAGCTGGTCGCGTCAACGAGGCTTTAAACCTCTGTGATCGAATGTGTGAGAAAGACGTTGTTCCAACGGTTATGACTTACAACATTCTTCTAAAAGGCTTTACTCGTGTCGGTGCTTATCACGACGTTGTAAGCCTTTGGAAGACGATGGTGAAAAGAGGAGTGAGCGGGAATGAGATTAGCTGTAGCACTCTGCTTGAAGCATTGTTCAAGCTTGGCGATTTTGATGAAGCCATGAAGCTATGGGAGAACGTCTTAGCAAGAGGTCTTTTAACAGATACAGTAACCTTAAACGTAATGATAAGCGGACTGTGTAAAATGGAGAAGGTCAATAAAGCCAAAGAGATTCTAGATAGCGTGAAAACATTCAGATGTAAGCCAGATGTGCAAACGTATCAAGCTTTGAGTCATGGTTATTACAAAGTCGGAGACTTCAAAGAAGCTTTTGGGGTTAAAGATTCTATGGAGAGGAAAGGAATGTTCCCCACAATAGAAATGTACAACACTCTGATCTCTGCTGCTTTCAAGTGTAGACATTTGAATAAAGTAACAGATCTTGTAACCGAGCTACACGCAAGAGGGTTAACTCCTACTGTTGCTACATACGGAGCTCTCATCACCGGCTGGTGTAACATCGGAGCAATGGATAAAGCCTACGCCACGTGTTTCGAGATGATAGAGAAAGGGATTGATGTAAATGTTAATATCTGCAGCAAGATTGCGACAAGTTTGTTTCGGCTTGACAAGATCGACGAGGCTTGTTTGCTGTTGCATAAGCTTGTGGattttgatcttcttcttcccgGTTACCATAGCTTCAAAGAGTTTCTTGAACCCGGTGCTACTACGTGTGTTAAAACACAAAGAATCGCTGATTCTCTTACTAAGAAGCTCTTAGTTCCCAGCAACATTGTGTACAATGTTGCTCTAGCAGGTCTCTGTAAAGCTGGGAAGGTCAAGGAAGCTCGAAAGCTCTTCTCGGAGTTGATACTGCGCGAGGGGTTTACACCAGACGAATACACGTACACGATCTTGATCCATGGGTGTGCTGTTGACGGTGAGATAAACGAAGCGTTCAAACTGAGGGATGAGATGTCTGTGAAAGGTATTACTCCTAACGTTGTTACGTACAATGCGTTGATAAAAGGGTTGTGCAAGTCAGGGAATCTAGATCGTGCTCAGAGGCTGTTGCGTAAGCTTCCACAGAAGGGGATAACTCCTAATGCTATTACCTATAACACTTTGGTTGATGGGCTGATGAAAAGTGGTCGTTTGGATGAAGCTATGcgtttaaaagataaaatgatTGAAAAGGGTTTAGTTAGAGGAGGATCTTGTAATAAGCTAAACGAGGTTTTGGATCCGGTAAGCGGATCAGGGTTTACTGGAGAGATGGAAATGGATTCAGATGAGCTGTATGATGTTAGGATAGTTTCTGGAGTTTAA
- the LOC103835854 gene encoding protein DA1 isoform X2 produces MGWLNKIFKGSNQRHPMGNEHYHHNGGYYDNYPHEHSEPTDADHTQEPSTSEEETWNGKENEEVDRVIALSILEEENQRPETNTGAWKHAMMDDDEQLARAIQESMIARNGTTYDFGNAYGNGHMHGGGNVYDNGDIYYPRPIAFSMDFRICAGCNMEIGHGRYLNCLNALWHPQCFRCYGCSHPISEYEFSTSGNYPFHKACYRERFHPKCDVCSLFISTNHAGLIEYRAHPFWVQKYCPSHEHDATPRCCSCERMEPRNTGYFELNDGRKLCLECLDSSVMDTFQCQPLYLQIQEFYEGLNMTVEQEVPLLLVERQALNEAREGERNGHYHMPETRGLCLSEEQTVRTVRKRSKGNWSGNMITEQFKLTRRCEVTAILILFGLPRLLTGSILAHEMMHAWMRLKGFRPLSQDVEEGICQVMAHKWLEAELAAGSRNSNAASSSSSSYGGVKKGPRSQYERKLGEFFKHQIEADASPVYGDGFRAGRLAVNKYGLRRTLEHIQMTGRFPV; encoded by the exons ATGGGTTGGTTAAACAAGATCTTCAAAGGCTCTAACCAAAGGCACCCCATGGGGAATGAACACTATCATCATAATGGCGGCTATTACGATAACTACCCGCACGAACATTCTGAGCCTACTGATGCTGATCATACGCAGGAACCATCTACTTCTGAG GAGGAGACATGGAATGGGAAGGAAAATGAAGAAGTAGACCGTGTAATTGCATTGTCTATTTTAGAAGAAGAGAATCAAAGACCAGAGACTAATACAGGCGCCT GGAAACACGCAATGATGGATGACGATGAGCAACTTGCTAGAGCCATACAAGAGAGTATGATAGCTAGGAATGGAACTACTTATGACTTTGGGAATGCATATGGGAATGGACATATGCATGGAGGAGGCAATGTATATGACAATGGTGATATTTATTATCCAAGACCTATTGCTTTCTCAATGGACTTCAG GATCTGTGCTGGCTGCAATATGGAGATTGGCCATGGAAGATATCTGAATTGCCTCAACGCACTATGGCATCCACAATGTTTTCGATGCTATGGCTGCAGTCACCCAATCTCTGAGTACGAG TTCTCAACGTCTGGGAACTACCCTTTTCACAAAGCTTGTTACAGGGAGAGGTTCCATCCAAAATGTGATGTCTGCAGCCTCTTT ATTTCAACAAACCATGCTGGTCTTATTGAGTATAGAGCACATCCTTTCTGGGTCCAGAAGTATTGCCCTTCTCACGAACACGATGCTACTCCTAGATGTTGCAGTTGTGAAAGAATGGAGCCACGGAATACAGGATATTTTGAACTCAACGATGGACGGAAGCTTTGCCTGGAGTGTCTAGACTCATCGGTGATGGACACTTTTCAATGCCAACCTCTGTACTTACAGATACAAGAGTTCTACGAAGGACTTAACATGACGGTAGAGCAGGAGGTTCCACTTCTCTTAGTTGAGCGGCAGGCACTTAACGAAGCCAGAGAAGGTGAAAGGAAT GGTCACTATCACATGCCAGAGACAAGAGGACTCTGTCTGTCGGAAGAACAAACTGTTAGAACTGTGAGAAAGAGATCGAAGGGAAACTGGAGTGGGAATATGATCACAGAGCAATTCAAGCTAACTCGCCGATGCGAGGTTACCGCCATTCTCATCTTATTTGGTCTCCCTAGGCTACTCACTGGTTCAATTCTAGCTCATGAGATGATGCACGCGTGGATGCGGCTCAAAG GGTTCCGGCCACTTAGCCAAGATGTTGAAGAGGGGATATGTCAAGTGATGGCTCATAAGTGGTTAGAAGCTGAGTTAGCTGCTGGTTCAAGAAATAGCAATGCtgcatcatcttcatcatcttcttatGGAGGAGTGAAGAAGGGACCAAGGTCTCAGTACGAGAGGAAGCTTGGTGAGTTTTTCAAGCACCAGATAGAGGCTGATGCTTCTCCGGTTTATGGAGATGGGTTCAGAGCCGGGAGGCTAGCAGTTAACAAGTATGGTTTGAGGAGAACACTTGAGCATATACAGATGACTGGGAGATTCCCGGTTTAA
- the LOC103835854 gene encoding protein DA1 isoform X1 produces MGWLNKIFKGSNQRHPMGNEHYHHNGGYYDNYPHEHSEPTDADHTQEPSTSEEETWNGKENEEVDRVIALSILEEENQRPETNTGASGKHAMMDDDEQLARAIQESMIARNGTTYDFGNAYGNGHMHGGGNVYDNGDIYYPRPIAFSMDFRICAGCNMEIGHGRYLNCLNALWHPQCFRCYGCSHPISEYEFSTSGNYPFHKACYRERFHPKCDVCSLFISTNHAGLIEYRAHPFWVQKYCPSHEHDATPRCCSCERMEPRNTGYFELNDGRKLCLECLDSSVMDTFQCQPLYLQIQEFYEGLNMTVEQEVPLLLVERQALNEAREGERNGHYHMPETRGLCLSEEQTVRTVRKRSKGNWSGNMITEQFKLTRRCEVTAILILFGLPRLLTGSILAHEMMHAWMRLKGFRPLSQDVEEGICQVMAHKWLEAELAAGSRNSNAASSSSSSYGGVKKGPRSQYERKLGEFFKHQIEADASPVYGDGFRAGRLAVNKYGLRRTLEHIQMTGRFPV; encoded by the exons ATGGGTTGGTTAAACAAGATCTTCAAAGGCTCTAACCAAAGGCACCCCATGGGGAATGAACACTATCATCATAATGGCGGCTATTACGATAACTACCCGCACGAACATTCTGAGCCTACTGATGCTGATCATACGCAGGAACCATCTACTTCTGAG GAGGAGACATGGAATGGGAAGGAAAATGAAGAAGTAGACCGTGTAATTGCATTGTCTATTTTAGAAGAAGAGAATCAAAGACCAGAGACTAATACAGGCGCCT cagGGAAACACGCAATGATGGATGACGATGAGCAACTTGCTAGAGCCATACAAGAGAGTATGATAGCTAGGAATGGAACTACTTATGACTTTGGGAATGCATATGGGAATGGACATATGCATGGAGGAGGCAATGTATATGACAATGGTGATATTTATTATCCAAGACCTATTGCTTTCTCAATGGACTTCAG GATCTGTGCTGGCTGCAATATGGAGATTGGCCATGGAAGATATCTGAATTGCCTCAACGCACTATGGCATCCACAATGTTTTCGATGCTATGGCTGCAGTCACCCAATCTCTGAGTACGAG TTCTCAACGTCTGGGAACTACCCTTTTCACAAAGCTTGTTACAGGGAGAGGTTCCATCCAAAATGTGATGTCTGCAGCCTCTTT ATTTCAACAAACCATGCTGGTCTTATTGAGTATAGAGCACATCCTTTCTGGGTCCAGAAGTATTGCCCTTCTCACGAACACGATGCTACTCCTAGATGTTGCAGTTGTGAAAGAATGGAGCCACGGAATACAGGATATTTTGAACTCAACGATGGACGGAAGCTTTGCCTGGAGTGTCTAGACTCATCGGTGATGGACACTTTTCAATGCCAACCTCTGTACTTACAGATACAAGAGTTCTACGAAGGACTTAACATGACGGTAGAGCAGGAGGTTCCACTTCTCTTAGTTGAGCGGCAGGCACTTAACGAAGCCAGAGAAGGTGAAAGGAAT GGTCACTATCACATGCCAGAGACAAGAGGACTCTGTCTGTCGGAAGAACAAACTGTTAGAACTGTGAGAAAGAGATCGAAGGGAAACTGGAGTGGGAATATGATCACAGAGCAATTCAAGCTAACTCGCCGATGCGAGGTTACCGCCATTCTCATCTTATTTGGTCTCCCTAGGCTACTCACTGGTTCAATTCTAGCTCATGAGATGATGCACGCGTGGATGCGGCTCAAAG GGTTCCGGCCACTTAGCCAAGATGTTGAAGAGGGGATATGTCAAGTGATGGCTCATAAGTGGTTAGAAGCTGAGTTAGCTGCTGGTTCAAGAAATAGCAATGCtgcatcatcttcatcatcttcttatGGAGGAGTGAAGAAGGGACCAAGGTCTCAGTACGAGAGGAAGCTTGGTGAGTTTTTCAAGCACCAGATAGAGGCTGATGCTTCTCCGGTTTATGGAGATGGGTTCAGAGCCGGGAGGCTAGCAGTTAACAAGTATGGTTTGAGGAGAACACTTGAGCATATACAGATGACTGGGAGATTCCCGGTTTAA